A genomic segment from Tachysurus fulvidraco isolate hzauxx_2018 chromosome 21, HZAU_PFXX_2.0, whole genome shotgun sequence encodes:
- the psmd5 gene encoding 26S proteasome non-ATPase regulatory subunit 5 isoform X1 — MAAAIESLLAEIAEVEDPAEGLRSLRTAVFATPVSSLRETLSVAQLGIIFSMLNTNDKEQIEVCVEILGRVLEVLDPVQLARDCKTELQSGLNHPDNSVKVLALTQIGRVVGNAEGIAQVMNNPEILQDVIQCMGAESIGVSKEVISALSKLCNTKTGLDTLFRSDLLNKLKDVMAMSDIVRYRVYELVVEISSVSPVSLGYCASNGFVTKLLEELTGDDVLIRATAIEMVTSLARSQHGRQYLAQQGIMDKLSNMIVAADSDPFSSLYLPGLVKFFGNLAIMDSPQQVCENYPAFLSMVFAMAMSSDPSQIPVALDTLGVLGGTVEGKQVLHKTGEQFNKVLKQMSRLAKDGATELRVRSLEAIAQLLTLPVEQQTDDLLSLTESWFCSLSSEPLEMIRNISTQPFPELHCSTVRIFTAVACQAWGQRLMMSSPGFAEWVVERSVSKGKEAKDCKFELVRALLSSSSTQEIFGAQNYLKLKTYLREGPYYVSAIATVTTEGAD, encoded by the exons ATGGCGGCCGCCATTGAAAGTTTGCTAGCAGAAATAGCCGAAGTGGAGGATCCGGCTGAGGGACTCAGAAGCCTTAGGACGGCTGTTTTCGCGACTCCTGTTAGCTCTTTGAGGGAAACTTTATCCGTCGCGCAGCTGGGAATCATTTTCTCGATGCTGAACACAAATGATAA ggAGCAGATAGAAGTATGTGTGGAGATCCTGGGACGAGTCTTGGAGGTATTAGATCCTGTCCAGCTGGCTCGCGACTGTAAGACGGAGCTTCAGAGTGGACTTAACCATCCAGATAATTCTGTCAAAGTGCTCGCTCTCACTCAG attgggCGTGTGGTCGGCAATGCAGAGGGGATAGCACAGGTGATGAATAATCCTGAGATTCTACAAGATGTGATCCAGTGCATGGGGGCAGAAAGTATAGGTGTATCTAAAGAG gtGATATCTGCCCTCAGCAAGCTGTGcaacacaaagacagggctTGACACTCTGTTCCGCTCCGATTTGTTAAACAAGCTCAAAGACGTGATGGCAATGAGTGACATTGTCAGATACAGAGTGTATGAG CTGGTGGTAGAGATTTCATCTGTGTCCCCTGTCTCATTGGGTTACTGTGCCAGCAACGGCTTTGTCACTAAACTTCTTGAGGAACTGACTGGAGATGATGTTCTaatcag AGCAACGGCTATAGAGATGGTCACCAGTCTGGCTCGGAGCCAACATGGCCGTCAGTACCTGGCACAGCAGGGAATCATGGATAAACTATCTAACATGATTGTGGCTGCAGACTCCGATCCTTTCTCCAGTTTGTACCTGCCAG gcTTGGTAAAATTCTTTGGTAATCTGGCCATCATGGATAGTCCCCAGCAGGTGTGTGAGAATTACCCAGCATTCCTCAGCATGGTGTTTGCCATGGCAATGTCCTCTGATCCCTCACAGATACCCGTTGCCCTTGATACACTGGGAGTGCTGGGAGGCACTGTTGAGGGCAAACAAGTCCTGCATAAAACAG GTGAACAGTTTAACAAGGTGCTAAAGCAAATGAGTCGGTTAGCCAAAGATGGAGCTACTGAACTCAGAGTGAGGAGTCTGGAGGCCATTGCTCAGCTACTCACACTGcca GTGGAGCAGCAGACGGATGACCTGTTGTCGCTAACGGAGTCATGGTTCTGCTCTTTGAGCTCAGAGCCATTGGAAATGATCAGGAACATCAGCACCCAGCCATTCCCTGAGTTACACTGCAGCACAGTACGCATATTCACT GCGGTTGCATGCCAGGCCTGGGGTCAGCGATTGATGATGTCATCTCCTGGATTTGCTGAATGGGTGGTGGAGCGCTCCGTTAGTAAAGGGAAGGAGGCAAAAGACTGTAAATTTGAGCTTGTCAGGGCTCTGTTAAGCTCATCTAGCACACAAGAAATCTTTGGTGCTCAAAATTATTTAAAGCTGAAAACTTACCTAAGGGAAGGGCCCTACTACGTCAGTGCCATAGCCACTGTCACCACCGAGGGAgcagattga
- the psmd5 gene encoding 26S proteasome non-ATPase regulatory subunit 5 isoform X2 has translation MITVCVYREQIEVCVEILGRVLEVLDPVQLARDCKTELQSGLNHPDNSVKVLALTQIGRVVGNAEGIAQVMNNPEILQDVIQCMGAESIGVSKEVISALSKLCNTKTGLDTLFRSDLLNKLKDVMAMSDIVRYRVYELVVEISSVSPVSLGYCASNGFVTKLLEELTGDDVLIRATAIEMVTSLARSQHGRQYLAQQGIMDKLSNMIVAADSDPFSSLYLPGLVKFFGNLAIMDSPQQVCENYPAFLSMVFAMAMSSDPSQIPVALDTLGVLGGTVEGKQVLHKTGEQFNKVLKQMSRLAKDGATELRVRSLEAIAQLLTLPVEQQTDDLLSLTESWFCSLSSEPLEMIRNISTQPFPELHCSTVRIFTAVACQAWGQRLMMSSPGFAEWVVERSVSKGKEAKDCKFELVRALLSSSSTQEIFGAQNYLKLKTYLREGPYYVSAIATVTTEGAD, from the exons ATGATAA ctgtgtgtgtttatagggAGCAGATAGAAGTATGTGTGGAGATCCTGGGACGAGTCTTGGAGGTATTAGATCCTGTCCAGCTGGCTCGCGACTGTAAGACGGAGCTTCAGAGTGGACTTAACCATCCAGATAATTCTGTCAAAGTGCTCGCTCTCACTCAG attgggCGTGTGGTCGGCAATGCAGAGGGGATAGCACAGGTGATGAATAATCCTGAGATTCTACAAGATGTGATCCAGTGCATGGGGGCAGAAAGTATAGGTGTATCTAAAGAG gtGATATCTGCCCTCAGCAAGCTGTGcaacacaaagacagggctTGACACTCTGTTCCGCTCCGATTTGTTAAACAAGCTCAAAGACGTGATGGCAATGAGTGACATTGTCAGATACAGAGTGTATGAG CTGGTGGTAGAGATTTCATCTGTGTCCCCTGTCTCATTGGGTTACTGTGCCAGCAACGGCTTTGTCACTAAACTTCTTGAGGAACTGACTGGAGATGATGTTCTaatcag AGCAACGGCTATAGAGATGGTCACCAGTCTGGCTCGGAGCCAACATGGCCGTCAGTACCTGGCACAGCAGGGAATCATGGATAAACTATCTAACATGATTGTGGCTGCAGACTCCGATCCTTTCTCCAGTTTGTACCTGCCAG gcTTGGTAAAATTCTTTGGTAATCTGGCCATCATGGATAGTCCCCAGCAGGTGTGTGAGAATTACCCAGCATTCCTCAGCATGGTGTTTGCCATGGCAATGTCCTCTGATCCCTCACAGATACCCGTTGCCCTTGATACACTGGGAGTGCTGGGAGGCACTGTTGAGGGCAAACAAGTCCTGCATAAAACAG GTGAACAGTTTAACAAGGTGCTAAAGCAAATGAGTCGGTTAGCCAAAGATGGAGCTACTGAACTCAGAGTGAGGAGTCTGGAGGCCATTGCTCAGCTACTCACACTGcca GTGGAGCAGCAGACGGATGACCTGTTGTCGCTAACGGAGTCATGGTTCTGCTCTTTGAGCTCAGAGCCATTGGAAATGATCAGGAACATCAGCACCCAGCCATTCCCTGAGTTACACTGCAGCACAGTACGCATATTCACT GCGGTTGCATGCCAGGCCTGGGGTCAGCGATTGATGATGTCATCTCCTGGATTTGCTGAATGGGTGGTGGAGCGCTCCGTTAGTAAAGGGAAGGAGGCAAAAGACTGTAAATTTGAGCTTGTCAGGGCTCTGTTAAGCTCATCTAGCACACAAGAAATCTTTGGTGCTCAAAATTATTTAAAGCTGAAAACTTACCTAAGGGAAGGGCCCTACTACGTCAGTGCCATAGCCACTGTCACCACCGAGGGAgcagattga